The Vitis riparia cultivar Riparia Gloire de Montpellier isolate 1030 chromosome 3, EGFV_Vit.rip_1.0, whole genome shotgun sequence genome includes a region encoding these proteins:
- the LOC117911607 gene encoding uncharacterized protein LOC117911607 gives MAVITISSQLKKMASSQATDMDSFEIDSIKVEKANAILRYRQLRKITNLFRVIEVCLVLILVSKFSFQLPFAIKVSGEYFRDLSVTLISPRFVFVVGNAIIIILFAKSGQFSGQNQAEKYDETHLYNEIVEKSEKGRMEISTSTEETVVMVDTYTTHEAKVYRRTQSENPIKDNSDKTCRELRRSVTEKCRKSTDSCEKNYSEDDMSNEEFRRAVEAFIARQQRFRREEESMAVVL, from the exons ATGGCAGTCATCACCATCTCCTCCCAGCTCAAGAAGATGGCCAGCTCCCAA GCGACTGATATGGATTCATTCGAGATCGACAGCATCAAAGTCGAGAAGGCCAACGCCATCCTGAGGTACCGCCAGCTTAGGAAGATCACCAATCTGTTCCGGGTGATCGAGGTATGCCTTGTTCTGATCCTGGTctccaaattttcctttcaattgcCGTTTGCCATCAAGGTCTCCGGCGAGTACTTCCGGGATTTGTCCGTCACCCTCATCAGTCCGCGCTTTGTGTTTGTGGTCGGTAACGCCATTATCATCATTCTCTTTGCGAAATCCGGGCAGTTCTCCGGCCAAAACCAAGCTGAGAAGTACGATGAAACCCATCTTTACAATGAAATTGTGGAGAAGAGTGAAAAAGGCAGGATGGAAATTAGCACAAGTACTGAGGAGACTGTAGTCATGGTGGATACTTATACTACTCATGAGGCAAAGGTTTATCGGAGAACTCAATCGGAGAATCCCATCAAAGACAATTCCGACAAAACTTGCCGGGAATTGAGGCGGTCAGTGACGGAAAAATGCAGGAAAAGCACTGATTCTTGTGAGAAAAATTACTCTGAAGATGACATGAGTAATGAGGAGTTTCGCCGGGCAGTAGAGGCATTCATCGCTAGGCAGCAGAGGTTCCGAAGGGAAGAAGAATCCATGGCTGTTGTTCTTTAG